Below is a genomic region from Persicimonas caeni.
GGTGGTCATGGAGATCTTCCACCTCTTCTTCATTCGCAATATCTACGGCACCTCGCTCAACTGGCAGACGGTCCAAGGCACCAAGACGGTCTGGATCACGGTCATCGCGGTCACCATCGCCCAATTCGCCGTCACCTACCTGCCGCCGCTGCAAAAGATCTTCGCCACCGAGCCCGTCCCCTTCCTCGACGGCTTGCTCATCGTCGCGGTGGGTGTCGCGCTCTTTGCGGTCATCGAGACGGAGAAGCAAATTCGGCTGCGCGCGGGCGACGTCCGAACGTCATGAGCCACCGAAAGGTGACTCAACGGCTGGCATGGTGACGCATCGAAGTAGGCGCCTGCCCCCATCGCCTACCCGTAGAGTTCGTTGAACCGCTGGGCCTGCTCGCTCGAGCCGATGAGCAATATTTCCATGCCCTCCTCGAGCTCGATGCTCGGCGAGAAGCGCGAGATCGTCTCGTCGTCGCGTTTGAGCGCCACCACGCTCATGCCCGTCATCGCGCCGATGCCGCTTTCGGCCAGCGTCTTTCCCCGCAGTGACGGGGGGACCTGGCGGGCGAACAGGTCGACTCCTTCGCCGAGCACGATGAGCTTCTTGCCGCGAAGGATCGAGGTGATCGCGTCGACGCCGAGGGTGGCGTAGCTCAACACGAAGTCCGCCCCGGCGCGGTACATCGCCTCCAGGTTGCGCCCGTGGGTGATGCGGCTGACGATGCGAAGCTCGTCGTTGAGGCGGCGACAATAGGAGGTCAGGTAGATGTTGACCGCGTCGTCATTGGTCGTCAGCAGCACCGACGGCGCCTGGTCGATCCCCGCCTCTTTGAGCAAGGAGTAGTCGGAAGCGTCGCCGCAGTAGACCTGGTCGCACAGCTCGCGCAGCAGCTTGCAGCGCGACGAGTCGCGCTCGACGAGGTGGACGGGCACGTTCTTTTTTCGCAACGAGCGCACCGCCGCCTCGCCGACGGTTCCACCGCCGATGACGAGCACGGGGTTGGGGTTGACGTCGTAGTTGGCGAGCACCGAGTCGAGTTGTTCGAGCTGTTCTTCCTCACCGATGACCACGGGCACGCTCGCCTCGGTCAGCTCCCGGTTGGGGTCGGCCGACTGCAGCGGACCGCGCTCCCACACACCCACGATGCTCACGCCAGTCTCCTCGCGAAGCCGCGTCTCGCGGATGGTCTTGCCGGCCAGCGGCGTGTTGTGCACCGGCAGCTCGGCGATCTTGAGGTCGCCGTACTCGCCGAGCGGATGCAGCCCCGCGCGCTGGGCGTTGATGCGATTGGCGAGTTGCTCGCCGAGCCAACGCTTCAACGGGAGCACGTGGGTCACGCCGCTGAGCTCGAGGATGTCGACGGCGTTCTCGTCGGCCGACACCGCCGCGATGGGCACATCCGGGGCGACCTCGCGCACCGTCAGAGTAATATTCGTGTTGACGATATCGTCGTGATTGGCCACGACCAGCCGCGCCGCATTTGCCCGCGCGTTCGTGTAGGTCTGGTGGCTGTCGATCTCCCCGATAAGTGTCGAGAGCCCTTCGATATACCACTCCGAGGCAGTCGTCGGGTCCGGCTCGATGAGCACGTAGGGGATGTCCTCGCGCTCGAGCCACTCGGTCAGCTGGGGCGAGATGGCGTCGCGTGCGCAGATGATGACGTGGCCGCGGGTGTCGGGCGGCAGCTCTCGCGGGGCACGCGTGCGGATCTGGGCCTCGAGCCACGGCGCATAGAAGAACCGGATGAACGCAAACGGCAGCACGATGAGCAGCATGACGATGCCGGTCACCAACACCACCACGCTGAACGCGCGGCCGATATCTGACTGGAAGGTGATATCGCCGAAGCCGAGGGTGCTCATCACCGTCAGCGTCCAATAAAGCCCGGTGATCCAGGAGTGCTCTTCACCCTCGACGTACAGCATGATGAAGTGGAACAACACCGTGAACACGATGATGACGACCACGAGCAGCCCGATGAACTTCATCAACAGCGGCAGGTTTCGCCTCAGCTCCTTATTCTCCAAGAAGTGAGATAACTGGGTGCTAATCGTCTTCATAAGCCTTCCTCGCGCAAACGTTGCTGACCGTCCGCCCTTCAATAATAATTCCACCTCGATAGTGCACGTAGCTTTTCTGCACGGCGTGCGCTCTGCAGAGCCGAATCACTACGCACAGGAGTTCGAACGGTGTCCGCCCCCCATACTTTCGCCCAACGCTACCTCGGCACATTTCTGCGCCCCGGCCGCACCTTCGAGGCGCTGAGTGAGCACCGCGCGCTGCGCTCGGCCATCGGTGCCGTCCTGTCGGCGGCGATGGTCTACAGCGCCTTCGTGCTGTGGATGTACGCCACCGGCCACCAGCCGTCGTTCACCGGCAACCCCATCCCAGCCGAACACTATTATCTGTGGCAGGCCATCTTCTTGCCGCCCTGGCTTCTGGTCGCCTGGGCGGCGTACGCCTCGGCCGCCCACGGCCTGTCGCGCCTCTTCGGCTCGACGGCTACGTGGCCGGCGACCGCCGCCCCGCTCGGCTTCGCGCTGGCCGTCCCGCTGACCTGGAGCTACCTCATCCCCGAAATGCTCGTCTTCGGCCTCGCCGGCCACGGCGCGCTCGTCACGGCCATGCGCATCACAGGCCCGCTGACCTTGATCTGGTGGAGCGTGCTGACCTGGAAGGCGCTGCGCTCGACCCACGAACAGTCGCGTCTTGCGAGCGCGGCCATCACCTTCGTGGCGCTCCTCGCGCTCATCGCGGTGACGGCGGTATTGGTGCGCTAGTGGCTTCTCTGCAAGGCGTCCGTGTTGGCTGCTCGAGTTACCCGCCGCGGCGCTCCTGAAACACCGTGGGCGTTGTTTGGAAGGTCTCGTCACCGACGGTGACGTAGACGACGCCCTCATTGCGCAGCACGTCCCACTTGCTGTTGCGCGTCAGCGCGGCGGCGACTGCGTCGATAAACGCCGGGTCGAAGGCGACCACGGTGACCTCGTCGCCCCGGTACACGTCGCCCGACTCCAACTCGGCAACCAGTGGCTCGGGGCTCTTGTGGGTATAAACGACCACTTGGTCCGCTTGCTTGGTCACTTTGTGCAGCAGGTCGCCGGAGGGATGGCCGATCTCGATCCACAGGTCGATGCCTCCCATCTGGTTTGGGGCAGACAACCCCGGATCCTCCGGAGTCGAGATTCCGCGCCCGAAAGCCAGATCGTCACGGTATTCCAAGGCCATCGCCAAGACGCGCGTGACCAGATAGGCGTCGGATTCCGACGGGTGCTGCGCCGGGCGCAACTCCAAAGTCTCGTACACCCCGCGCTCGACATCGGAGAGGTTGATTTCGAAGCGGTACATCGTGGCAGACAACGCCATAAGATAACTCGTCGCCGGATTTGTTAGCCAAAGCTTTCAACGCCGCAAAGTACCATCCCCCACGGCGCGCCACCAGCGCTCGATGACGAGGGCAAGATGCCCACGCACCGAACATATCGCCCTCTTTCGGTGCGAGTGCTTCCAGCTCTCGTGGACGAGGGCAAGATGCCCACGCACCGAACACATCGCGCGCTTTCGGTGCGAGTGCTTCCAGCGCTCGCTTACGAGGGCAAGATGCCCACGCACCGAACATATCGCGCGCTTTCGGTGCGAGTGCTTCCAGCGCTCGTGGACGAGGGCAAGATGCCCACGCACCGAACACGTGGACGAGGGCAAGATGCCCACGCACCGAACACATCGCGCGCTCAGTTATTCGAGCTCTCGCCAGAGCCTCGCCTCGAGCTCGGCGAGCTTTTGGGCGCGGGCGGGATGGCCCCTTTCGACACAGATTGCGGCTCCTTGCTGGGCAATCCAGGGGAAGTCGCGGGTGCGATAGTCGTAGGTGTCGATGCCCTGCTCGGCGGCCTCGATATGGCGGTGCCAGCCGTCGTCGTCGCCGCGTGCGGCGGCCGCGATGGCGAGGCACAGCGAGACCTGCGGGCGGCGCGAGACGTAGCCCTGCTCGGCGAGGCGCGTCCACAGGACTTTGCATTCGCGCTCGACGACGTCCCATTGCCGCGCGCCGATGGCGGCCAGGGCGACGTTGAACCGGGCGATGACCGCCGAGCGCGAGCCGTTGCGTCGCCAGCGTGCGGCCGCCTCTTCGTAGCAGCGCACGGCCTCGTCCCAATCGCCCTCGACCCGCGCCAACTCGCCGAGCAGATTATAGCCCGAGCCCTCGAGCCCGCGATTGCGCGTCGCCCTCGCCTCGCGCAGCAAATACTCGGTGATCTCGCGTACCCGCTCGTATTCGCCCTCCTCGAACCAACACCAGGCGATATTCCAGTCGCATTGGAGCGCTGCGCGATGCGCGCCGGCGGCCTCCAGAAGCTCGCGGCCGCGGGTGAAGACCTCGCGGGCGCGTTCGTACTCGTTGAGCTGCCACAGGTAGAAGCCGCGCTTGCGCAGACAGCCGGCCAAGAGCTTGTCGTCGTCGAGCTCCTCGACGAGCCGTTCGGCGCGCAGGACGAACTCGAGGGCGTCTCGATATTCGCCGCGCGTGTTGGCCAAGCCGGCGAATTGCGCCAGAGTCGCCGCCTCGATCTCCTTGGCCTTGGGCCCGGTGTGGTTCTGAGTCCATGCGTGGGCTCGCTCGGTGAGCGTGCGGCTGTCGTCGGGCTTGCCGTGGTTGAGGAGCGCGGCCGCGCGGGTCACCCAGTTTTCGGCGCGACGCCAGTCGTCGTCGGCGGCGCCGGCGGCGTCGAGCACCTCGACCTGACGCTCGAGCATGGCGAGCTCGCGGGCGAAGTCGCCGCGCCCGGCGGCCGCCCCGGCGGCTCGGCGCAGGGGCTCGTAGGCGTTCAGCGGGCGTCCGGCCTCGACCCAGTGTTCGGCGCGGCGCTCGGCGGCCAGCTCGTTGCGCTCGTCGTATAGCCCTTCGAGCATCCGCGCGCAGCGGCGGTGGTGGTCTTCGAGCCTTCCCGCCTCGGCGGCGATGCGTCGCAGGCTCTCGGCGAGCAGGCCGTGCGCGAAGGTCCAGCCCGCCTCGCGGGGGGCGGCCAGGCCGGCCTCGATCATGCGGTCGACCAGGTAGACCGGCACGTTCCAACCCGCGTCGGCGCAGACCGCGTCCCACTCGCGATGGTCGACCGACTTGCCCAACGTCGCCGCCAACTCGAGCGCCTGCAGCCCGTCGTCGCCCCGGCGGTTCCGGTCGCGAAGCAGCCGCTCGATGCGGCGTCGCCACAGCCGGTGCAGGTCGGCGGGCACGGCCTCGTCGAGGTCGCCCACAAACCGAACGCGCCCCGCCGCCTTCGTGACATGATTCTGGCCGACATGATCTTGGGCGACATGATCCTGGCCGACATGATCTTGGGCGACCTGCCCCTGCTCGACCCAATCGCGCACGATCTGCACGGCGAAGAGCGGGTGCCCCTCGGTGCCGTCGGCCAACCTCTCGACCAACGTCTCCTCGAACGGGAGCATGCAGCGGATGAGCTCGGCGTGATCTTCGCGGGCGAGCGGGGTGACCTGCAGCGTCGAGGCGCACAGCTCGCGCAGCTCGTCGGCGAGCTCGGGGGTTTCGTCGAGTTCGTCGTCGCGGCTGGTCATCACCACGAGCACCGGCGCCTCCACGTGCTGCGCCTCGCTGCACAGGTGGCGCACGAACGACACGGTGCGCGCGTCGCGCAGCACGTCGTCGAGCCACAACACCACCGGACGTCGCCGCGCCAGGGCGCCGACGATGCGGGCGAGCGCCCGGTTGCTCTCGTTGGCCCCGTAGAACCCGAACGACGCGGCGTCGTCGGGCGGCTCGACCGACCCGGCCAGATGGAGCAGCCCGGCGGCGTCGATGAGGCGCTCCTGGCTGTCGAAGCCCAAATGACCGAGCTCCTCGGCCATGCGCTCCATGGCTTCGGACCACTCGAGCCCCGAGCACTGAAACCAGCGCACCAGCGCCGAGGCGAGCCCGTCGGCCGGGGCGCTCGGCCGCGAGTGGGTCACCTGAATCGGCTCGGCCGCCCCGGTCTCGTGGGCGCGCTCGGCGAGCCAGTCGATGAGCCTGCTCTTGCCGCAGCCGGCCGCCCCGTGCACGAGCACAGCCTGCGGCCGCTGCTGCCCAGCAGCCTGCCGCAGCGCCTCCCACAGGCATCGGCGCTCGTCGACCCGGTCGACGAACGGCAACTTGCGCAGCCCGAACAGGTTCATCCCCATCGGGGCCGCGGGCCGTCTTTGGCGCGTCTCGTCGTCGCGCCAGCTCGGCGGGACGGTCGGCGCCTGGGTGGGACTCGAGAATTCGTCGCGCGACGCGGCGAGCTTGGCGTCCGCGGCCCACTCGAGCATCTCGGTGGGCGCTCCCTCGGGCTCGACGACTGTCCGGTCGACCTCGAGGTCGACGAGGGTCTGGTCGACCTCGCTCGACGGGATGGGGAGGTCGGCCTGTGCTCGCAAAGGCGAAGGGGCCCCGCCTCGGGACGGGCTGTTGTCGAGAGTCATGTCATCGAAAGCCCTATCTTGGAGAGCAAGAAGCGCGCGGCGCGCATCGGCCGCCCGTTGCGGCCGCCTGTTGGGCGGCGTCTGCAGCAACCAACGCAGCCACGCCTCCAGGCCGTCGGGGGCCGCAAACCGCGGCAAAAACGGTGCGAGCCGGCCCGACAGGTGCGCGTGCAAGATCTCGCGGCTCGACGGCCCTCGGTGCGCCGCCGACCCGCAGGCGACGACCCACAACAGACAGCCGGTCGCGTACAGGTCGGTCCACGGCCCCTGGCGGTGGGGCTTGGCCAAGATTTGCTCGGGGGCCATGTACTTGGGGGTACCGTAGGTCGTCTCGGCGCGTTGCTGCGCCTCACGGTCGCGGTCGACCCGAAACAACTCGGCGATGCCAAAGTCGACGAGCGCGATGTCGCCGGGCGACTCACCAGCGCGCACCAACACGTTGGAGGGCTTGAGGTCGCGGTGCAGTACGCGGCGAGCGTGGGCGTGAGCGAGCGCGTCCAGAAGCGCCAGGGCGAAGTCGCGAAAGTCGGGCCACTCCCACCGGCGCGACGCCCGACGCACGGTCACTCCGTCGACATACTCCATGGCAAACCAGGGCATGCCCGTGCTCATCGCCACATTCGGCGTCTTGTTCGATTCGGTGTTCGGCTCGTCGACAAACCCAAAATCGTAGATGGTCGCAATACTCGGATGGTCGAGCTGGGCGAGCGCGTAGATCTCGCGGCGGAACGCCACGCGATACCGCTCGTCGCGCGCCCGGTCCTTGGTCAACAACTTGACCGCCGCCCGTTCGCCGTTGGCATGCCGGGCCAAATAGACCTCGCCCATGCCGCCCGCCCCGATGGGCTCGAGCAGTTGAAATGGGCCGCAATCGATGTCCGTAGGAATCGCCATGATGCAAATCTCGCCGATCTCAATAGCTGTGGCAGCATAGCCGTGTGTGTAGGGGATGGCCAGAAGGTGGGTGTGTACGTCAGGCCTCGACCGCGTCTGCGGAGCGGCTCGGGGCGTCGAGTCCGGCGGCGCGGCGAGTCGTCGGGCGCACCCGCTTGGCCAGTTCGTCGTGGCCCGCCATGATGAACAGCGAGCTGAGCTGGCCGGCGACCCCGCGGTAGATGCGCTCCCAGCGCGCCACGGCCGCGTCGCGCTCGAGCATCGCCCGCTCGGTCTCGCGGCGCTCGATGCCGAGTGTGTCGAGCGCGACGGCGAGGTCGTCGCGGACTCGACTCACCTCCTCGTGCATCGCCGCCGAGTCGAACGTGGCCCCAAAATGGCCCGATTGGCGGACGGGATACTCCTCCAGGCGGTGGAGGACATTATCCAACTCGGCGAGCAACCGGTCGGGCTGACGAGGGGTCACAGAGGGCAGCCCGTACTTGCTCGGCCCCCCTTCGCCGAGCGTCGAGCGCGTGTGGTCGCGCGCATCCATCACAAGCTTGCGCGCCTCGGCCACGCACACGTCTCGCCGGGCCCGCGCGACTTCGTCCTGGGCGCACTCGCTCGCGTAGCGCATGTCGAGCTCCTCCATCTCGTCGGTCACGCTCAACAATAACAAGACGCCGGCCTGGGTCATCGGCACGAGCTGCGCGCCATCGAACCCCGCCAGCCCGTCGAGCTCCCCGGCCAACTCGGCGACCACCTTCGGGGCGTGCACCTCCCCGGCGTCGGCGACCACGCGCGCCTGCTTGGTGCGATTGATAATCTGAATGCTCTGGGCAGACATCACTTCCCTCCTCGGATCGACATCGTTCAACAGCGGTAAGAAAGGTCCTCACTCACCACGCTCGTCGGATCTCGCACGCCCCAAGGCGCCGAACATCCCCTCCGATCAAGTGTGAAATCGTGCTCTCGATGCTATCCGGCGGCCTCCCTCGGCACAAGGAGCCGTTTCTTGCTATTGGAGCGGCTGCGAAGGTGTCCGAGAAAAATCTCTGGGCTTTGCAGCTGTTACGAAGGGCTCCGAGAAATCTCTGTGGCCTTTGTAGCCGTTTCGACGGCGAGCGATGATGATTTGTGGGCGTTGCAGCGGTTGCGAATGGGGCCGAGGAAAATCTCTGGGCTTTGCAGCGGCTGCGAAGGTGTCCGAGGAAAATCTCTGGGCTTTGCAGCGGCTGCGAAGGTGTCCGAGGAAAATCTCTGGGCTTTGTAGCGCGTTGCAGGCAAGCAGCGCCGGACTACTCGAGGCTGTACGCCGCCAGGACGGCGAAGCGATGGTCGTTCCAGACGTTGCCGATGACGGCCCAGATCAGCTCGCGTTCGTCGTCCCAGAAGAGGCCTCGGACGCGGCTGAAGGTGCGTTGACCCTCGGGCGCCCACGAGATGGAGTCGTCGAGCGGGAAGTCGGAGCGATGCGCGGTGCACTCCCACGGTTCGCGTTCCCCGGCGAGGACTTCGGCGAGTTCGGCGGGGTCGTACACGTAGAGGCTCTGGTGGTAGCGCGCCGGGGGCATCGATTGGTTCCACGGCTCGTCTTCGTGGCCGCCGCGGTTTCCGCCGCCGGAGTCCGGCGAGTAGAAGGTCACCGGGTCGAGCACGGTGAAGAAGGCGCCGCTGCCGCCGTCGCCCTGGGCGCGGTAGTCGAGCGCGCCGCGGCCCTGGCTGACGGGGAAGACGAGGCCTTTGAAGTCGTCGTGGTCGACCCAGGCGGCCGGGCCGACGTCGCCGGCCTGCCAAAATCCATCCGTCTCATCGGCGTCTCGCCAGATCGGAAGCTGATGGATCGTCTCGCCGGCTTCGTCGACCGGGTATTGGTAGTCGGGGTCGCGGCGAGCGGGGTGCGAGGTCGGGTGGTCGAGCAGGACGTAGTCGACCTGGGTGTCGGCGAGGTCGAAGGCGGCCAGCGCCGGGCCGAGCGGCGAGCCGAGGACGTCGTAGCCGCCGCGGCCGATACCGATGGTGCGCCCGTCGGTGTGCTGGTCGGCGAAGGCCTGCGGGATGCGCGTAAAGCCGGCGGCAAACGCCTGCTGGACGTGGAAGTTGCCGTTTTCGTCGAGGGACGGGTCTTCGATATGGAGCAGGGTCTCGTCGCCGGTCTCCAGGTTGAAGATGGTGGCCCACTTGGGCTCGAAGCCGCTGCGGTAGGACTTGCGCCCGCTGGCCAGCACGCGATCCTCGTCGAGCCAATGCACGCCGCTCGGCGAGACCTTCTCGACAGTGGCGAGCGGCTGACCATTGCGGCCGGGGACGAGCTCCGGCCAGGTGTCGGTCGGCCCGGTGCCCATCGTGTCCGGCTCGGTGTACTCGATGATACGCCCGCTGACGCCGTGATTGGCGATCCACTTGCCATTGAGGCGGTCGATGGAGCCGGACATGTAACGGGTGTTGTCGCCGTCGATACTTGCTTGCGGCACGCGGAAGCCGCCGACGAGGCGCAAGTTGGCGGCGCTGACGAGGGTGCGCGAGGCGTCATCGGCGTCGGGAGCGTCGGCGTCGGGATTGTCGAGCGTATCGGCGGTATCTGCCGCGTCGGCCGAGAGTTCGCCGGCGTCTTCGGCGTGCTTGTCGGAATCGGAGGCGTCGCAGCCAATGAGCGCGAGAGCGACGAGCGTGGCGAGGCTCGCTCGGAGAACGAATCGATGAGAGGGGCTGTTCATGCGTTTGTATCGGTGCTGGCGTTGTTTGCTTGGGGTTTGCTCGAACGCCTAGCACGCGACACATCGCTTGGGGAAGGGAGACAGGGGCGAGGCGTGCGCCTCGCAGTCTTGACCTGCGCCCCGGCCATGCCTTGATTCAAGCTATGTCGACGACCGCATTTGCGTAATTGCACCGTTCCGGGGGAGAGATGAGCCGACAGCGACGATTGAGAGGTTTCGTGGTCACGTCGATCGCCGTGTTGGCCACGTTGTGGGCGGCAGGATGCGGGTTCGCAGAAGATGGCGCACCCGGCGAGGGCGAATCGACTCGCACGGCTCGAGTGGGCGCGGCGGCCGCGGGGAGTTCGACAGGCTGTCGAGGCGACGCGCTCTACCAGATCAGCGTCGACGGCGAACGGGGGCGCACCGTCGAGGTGGGCGACCTGTTGAGTGACGAGGTCTTCGCGCAGTCGGGCCCTCAGAACTTCGAGCCTTTCGTGCGCGACCTGCCCGTATGCATCGTCATTCGCGACAGCAGCGACATCACCATCAATATCGAGGATATCGTCGGCGACAATATCTTCGTGTGGGCGTTGGGACAGACGGACGTGAGCAACCTCAAAGGCGGACGAGCGCCGTGGTCGGCGGGGCGGCGAGCGAGCAGCGATACGCGGTTCGCGCTGCGACTGCCCGTCGAAATCGTCGTCGAGAATAGTTCGGACATCAACGTGAATATCGAGGACGTCTTCGGGGACAATATCGTGGCCTGGACGCGCGGCGACGCGCTTGTAAGTAACTTGAGGGGCGGCATGCTGCCCCACTCCAAATCGGACGCGCTGCAGGATTCGCGTCTCGACCTCGAGGTGCCCGTCGACATCGACGTGCGCCGCAGCGAGGGCGTGGTGGTCGACATCGAGGACGTCGTGGGCGACGTCATCTTCAGTTGGTCGGAGGGCGATGCCGACCTGAGCAACCTGCGAGGCGCGGCAGGCCCGACGAGAGCCGGGCACCGTCCACGGGGCGCACAGGCGAGTATCGCGGTGCCCGTCGACATCGACGTGCGTCGCAGTGAGCAGGTCGTGCTCGATATTGAGGATATCTTCGGCGACGTCGACGTGGTCAGCTCCGACGAGTCGCTGAATGTCTCGAATCTTCGAGGCAGGCGGCGAGCGGCCGGTGATCGGTCCGTTGCGGTGCACCTGCCGGTCGACATCCGCATCGACGACAGCCGAGGGGTGACCGTCGATATCGAGGACATCTTCGGGGACAACGACATTCTCCTGCTCGACGGTCCTACCGAGGAGCGACAGGTGCGCGTGGAGGTGCCAGTGGGCATAAGCGTCCATCGGAGCAATGACGTCCAGGTCGCCATCGCCGAGATTCTCAGCAACAACCGATTCGTGCTCTCCGAAGGGACCGACGAGGTCGAGTTGGACAGCCCGGGCCGCTACGAGCGTCCCGGTGGCGAACTCGTCCTGCGGCCACAGGTGGAGCGAGACGTCACCCGGAGCAGCGCGGTCGACATCTCGATCGAAAAGCTCTTTGTGGGCAACACCGCCGGTGGCCCCGTGCAGGTGACGACGAGTGCTGCCCCGGCGCCGACTTATCTAGGCGCGCAGCCGGCTCAATCGGGCGGCTTCGACATCGTCATCGCCCCTGGTGCGCGCCTCGTGGCTGACCCGCAGGCGCTGGCCGCGGTCGAGCGGGCTGCTCAGCAGTGGGAAGACATGATCGACGAGCCCATTACAGTGACCATCGACGTGAAGATGAGCGACTGGCTCCCCCATTGGGCTATCGCCCAGGCGCACTCGCCGCAGTCCGAGGTTTCGTACGACTTGGTGCGAACGGCGCTGTTCAACGACGCCAATGACGAGGTCCAGGAGACAAGCGGCTTCGACGACGCGGTGACGACCCGGCTGCCGAGCCGCCTGCAGGCGACTTTGCCATCGGGCGTGCAGATGACCGACAAAGTCACGTTGACGGCAGCCAACGCCAAGGCGCTCGGCTTCGAGGACCCCAACGCCGGGGAAGCCGACGCCGCCATCGTGCTCAACGCCAACGTCGCGTTCGACGTCGACAACTCCGACGGCGTCACGGCCGGCACGACCGACCTGGAGACGGCCGCGGCCCACGAAATCGGCCACGCTCTGGGCTTTGTCTCGGCGGTCGACGCGATCAACCGCGGTGAGACGGCCGTGTCGCCGAGCAC
It encodes:
- a CDS encoding potassium channel family protein; translated protein: MKTISTQLSHFLENKELRRNLPLLMKFIGLLVVVIIVFTVLFHFIMLYVEGEEHSWITGLYWTLTVMSTLGFGDITFQSDIGRAFSVVVLVTGIVMLLIVLPFAFIRFFYAPWLEAQIRTRAPRELPPDTRGHVIICARDAISPQLTEWLEREDIPYVLIEPDPTTASEWYIEGLSTLIGEIDSHQTYTNARANAARLVVANHDDIVNTNITLTVREVAPDVPIAAVSADENAVDILELSGVTHVLPLKRWLGEQLANRINAQRAGLHPLGEYGDLKIAELPVHNTPLAGKTIRETRLREETGVSIVGVWERGPLQSADPNRELTEASVPVVIGEEEQLEQLDSVLANYDVNPNPVLVIGGGTVGEAAVRSLRKKNVPVHLVERDSSRCKLLRELCDQVYCGDASDYSLLKEAGIDQAPSVLLTTNDDAVNIYLTSYCRRLNDELRIVSRITHGRNLEAMYRAGADFVLSYATLGVDAITSILRGKKLIVLGEGVDLFARQVPPSLRGKTLAESGIGAMTGMSVVALKRDDETISRFSPSIELEEGMEILLIGSSEQAQRFNELYG
- a CDS encoding YIP1 family protein, producing MSAPHTFAQRYLGTFLRPGRTFEALSEHRALRSAIGAVLSAAMVYSAFVLWMYATGHQPSFTGNPIPAEHYYLWQAIFLPPWLLVAWAAYASAAHGLSRLFGSTATWPATAAPLGFALAVPLTWSYLIPEMLVFGLAGHGALVTAMRITGPLTLIWWSVLTWKALRSTHEQSRLASAAITFVALLALIAVTAVLVR
- a CDS encoding YaeQ family protein, which encodes MALSATMYRFEINLSDVERGVYETLELRPAQHPSESDAYLVTRVLAMALEYRDDLAFGRGISTPEDPGLSAPNQMGGIDLWIEIGHPSGDLLHKVTKQADQVVVYTHKSPEPLVAELESGDVYRGDEVTVVAFDPAFIDAVAAALTRNSKWDVLRNEGVVYVTVGDETFQTTPTVFQERRGG
- a CDS encoding serine/threonine-protein kinase → MAIPTDIDCGPFQLLEPIGAGGMGEVYLARHANGERAAVKLLTKDRARDERYRVAFRREIYALAQLDHPSIATIYDFGFVDEPNTESNKTPNVAMSTGMPWFAMEYVDGVTVRRASRRWEWPDFRDFALALLDALAHAHARRVLHRDLKPSNVLVRAGESPGDIALVDFGIAELFRVDRDREAQQRAETTYGTPKYMAPEQILAKPHRQGPWTDLYATGCLLWVVACGSAAHRGPSSREILHAHLSGRLAPFLPRFAAPDGLEAWLRWLLQTPPNRRPQRAADARRALLALQDRAFDDMTLDNSPSRGGAPSPLRAQADLPIPSSEVDQTLVDLEVDRTVVEPEGAPTEMLEWAADAKLAASRDEFSSPTQAPTVPPSWRDDETRQRRPAAPMGMNLFGLRKLPFVDRVDERRCLWEALRQAAGQQRPQAVLVHGAAGCGKSRLIDWLAERAHETGAAEPIQVTHSRPSAPADGLASALVRWFQCSGLEWSEAMERMAEELGHLGFDSQERLIDAAGLLHLAGSVEPPDDAASFGFYGANESNRALARIVGALARRRPVVLWLDDVLRDARTVSFVRHLCSEAQHVEAPVLVVMTSRDDELDETPELADELRELCASTLQVTPLAREDHAELIRCMLPFEETLVERLADGTEGHPLFAVQIVRDWVEQGQVAQDHVGQDHVAQDHVGQNHVTKAAGRVRFVGDLDEAVPADLHRLWRRRIERLLRDRNRRGDDGLQALELAATLGKSVDHREWDAVCADAGWNVPVYLVDRMIEAGLAAPREAGWTFAHGLLAESLRRIAAEAGRLEDHHRRCARMLEGLYDERNELAAERRAEHWVEAGRPLNAYEPLRRAAGAAAGRGDFARELAMLERQVEVLDAAGAADDDWRRAENWVTRAAALLNHGKPDDSRTLTERAHAWTQNHTGPKAKEIEAATLAQFAGLANTRGEYRDALEFVLRAERLVEELDDDKLLAGCLRKRGFYLWQLNEYERAREVFTRGRELLEAAGAHRAALQCDWNIAWCWFEEGEYERVREITEYLLREARATRNRGLEGSGYNLLGELARVEGDWDEAVRCYEEAAARWRRNGSRSAVIARFNVALAAIGARQWDVVERECKVLWTRLAEQGYVSRRPQVSLCLAIAAAARGDDDGWHRHIEAAEQGIDTYDYRTRDFPWIAQQGAAICVERGHPARAQKLAELEARLWRELE
- a CDS encoding NF038122 family metalloprotease; translation: MVTSIAVLATLWAAGCGFAEDGAPGEGESTRTARVGAAAAGSSTGCRGDALYQISVDGERGRTVEVGDLLSDEVFAQSGPQNFEPFVRDLPVCIVIRDSSDITINIEDIVGDNIFVWALGQTDVSNLKGGRAPWSAGRRASSDTRFALRLPVEIVVENSSDINVNIEDVFGDNIVAWTRGDALVSNLRGGMLPHSKSDALQDSRLDLEVPVDIDVRRSEGVVVDIEDVVGDVIFSWSEGDADLSNLRGAAGPTRAGHRPRGAQASIAVPVDIDVRRSEQVVLDIEDIFGDVDVVSSDESLNVSNLRGRRRAAGDRSVAVHLPVDIRIDDSRGVTVDIEDIFGDNDILLLDGPTEERQVRVEVPVGISVHRSNDVQVAIAEILSNNRFVLSEGTDEVELDSPGRYERPGGELVLRPQVERDVTRSSAVDISIEKLFVGNTAGGPVQVTTSAAPAPTYLGAQPAQSGGFDIVIAPGARLVADPQALAAVERAAQQWEDMIDEPITVTIDVKMSDWLPHWAIAQAHSPQSEVSYDLVRTALFNDANDEVQETSGFDDAVTTRLPSRLQATLPSGVQMTDKVTLTAANAKALGFEDPNAGEADAAIVLNANVAFDVDNSDGVTAGTTDLETAAAHEIGHALGFVSAVDAINRGETAVSPSTLDLYRFEAGGANDPSTIDEFGDFPRFFVPGRDANFDAIDQHYAMSTGADGHQARHWKAPRRGQAAIGIMGPHLDADRVITVSCADMRALDLIGYEVDGCR